A DNA window from Fragaria vesca subsp. vesca linkage group LG3, FraVesHawaii_1.0, whole genome shotgun sequence contains the following coding sequences:
- the LOC101293377 gene encoding alpha-amylase/subtilisin inhibitor-like → MMSMKLIGSIWLVMAMATVAQADNAAVLDTTGQALQSGVDYYIKPAITDNGGRFTLIDRNNSCPLYVGQENTSGPEGFPVIFAPFEEGETVVREGRDQKITFSASTTCVQSTTWKLGEKQAETQRRLIVTGSDEVESPRGATSNYFKINKQADFDGIYYLQWCPTEVCPICKFICGNVGALVENDKRLLALDGSVLPVVFERA, encoded by the coding sequence ATGATGTCCATGAAGTTGATCGGAAGCATATGGCTAGTGATGGCCATGGCAACCGTAGCCCAAGCGGATAACGCTGCGGTGCTCGACACCACCGGGCAGGCTCTTCAATCCGGTGTAGACTACTACATCAAACCCGCCATCACCGACAACGGCGGCCGTTTCACTTTGATCGACCGAAACAACTCGTGTCCTTTATATGTTGGTCAAGAGAACACCTCAGGCCCCGAGGGCTTCCCGGTGATCTTTGCGCCTTTCGAAGAGGGCGAGACGGTGGTGAGAGAGGGTAGGGATCAGAAAATCACATTCTCTGCATCCACAACCTGTGTGCAATCGACTACATGGAAGCTGGGTGAGAAGCAAGCCGAGACCCAGAGGAGGTTGATTGTCACCGGAAGTGATGAAGTCGAAAGCCCGCGTGGTGCTACCAGTAACTACTTCAAGATTAACAAACAGGCAGATTTTGATGGCATCTACTATCTGCAATGGTGCCCTACTGAAGTGTGCCCGATTTGTAAGTTCATCTGCGGAAATGTGGGTGCTTTGGTTGAGAATGACAAGAGGTTGTTGGCCTTGGATGGCTCTGTGCTTCCTGTTGTCTTTGAGAGGGCTTAA
- the LOC101297627 gene encoding miraculin-like: protein MAMVTSAQDNAPVLDTSGQALQSGVDYFIKPAITDIGGRFTLIDRNDSCPLYVGQKNTSGSEDFPVTFAPFVEGETVVREGRDQKITFSAVTTCVQSTTWKVGEKQSETQRRLIVTGIDQNEGIAGPAGNYFRINKDADIDGVYSLQWCPTELCPTCRFICGDVGALLENGKRLLALDGSALPVVFERA from the coding sequence ATGGCCATGGTAACTTCAGCCCAAGATAACGCTCCGGTGCTCGACACCTCCGGGCAGGCTCTTCAATCCGGTGTAGACTACTTCATTAAACCCGCCATCACCGACATCGGCGGCCGTTTCACTTTGATCGACCGAAACGACTCGTGTCCTTTATATGTTGGTCAAAAAAACACCTCCGGCTCCGAGGACTTCCCGGTGACCTTTGCGCCTTTCGTAGAGGGCGAGACGGTGGTGAGAGAGGGTAGGGATCAGAAGATCACATTCTCTGCAGTCACAACCTGTGTGCAATCAACTACATGGAAGGTGGGTGAGAAGCAGTCCGAGACCCAGAGGAGGTTGATTGTCACCGGAATTGATCAAAACGAAGGAATAGCGGGTCCTGCCGGAAATTACTTCAGGATTAATAAAGATGCAGATATTGATGGCGTCTACAGCCTGCAGTGGTGCCCTACTGAATTGTGCCCGACTTGCAGGTTCATTTGCGGAGATGTGGGTGCTTTGCTTGAGAATGGCAAGAGGTTGTTGGCCTTGGATGGTTCTGCGCTTCCTGTTGTCTTCGAGAGGGCTTAA